The following coding sequences lie in one Nitratireductor mangrovi genomic window:
- a CDS encoding Fur family transcriptional regulator produces the protein MTAQANKRIDYEAELRRAGIRITRPRRIILRIVSETDDHPDAYEIFRRAEAEDKTISLSTVYRTMKLLEEHGTIQRHAFSGGPSRFEHAGEEHHDHLIDVETGDVIEFRSDKIEKLQDEIARELGYDILHHKLELYGRKRRAARR, from the coding sequence ATGACGGCGCAGGCGAACAAGCGGATCGATTACGAGGCGGAGCTCAGGCGCGCGGGCATCCGCATCACGCGGCCGCGCCGCATCATTCTCAGGATCGTGTCGGAGACCGACGACCATCCCGACGCCTACGAGATCTTCCGGCGCGCCGAGGCCGAGGACAAGACGATCTCGCTTTCCACGGTCTACCGCACCATGAAGCTGCTCGAGGAACACGGCACCATCCAGCGCCATGCCTTTTCCGGCGGCCCGTCGCGCTTCGAGCACGCCGGCGAGGAGCATCACGACCACCTGATCGACGTCGAGACCGGCGACGTGATCGAGTTCAGGTCCGACAAGATCGAAAAGCTGCAGGACGAGATCGCGCGCGAGCTCGGCTACGACATCCTGCACCACAAGCTCGAGCTCTACGGCCGCAAGCGCCGCGCCGCGCGGCGCTGA
- a CDS encoding OmpA family protein translates to MFDRKPIVATAIATLLLAACTTDPYTGERKLSNTAGGAALGALAGAGLGTLAGGDDRRNALIGAGIGALVGGAVGNYMDQQEAQLRARLQGTGVSVTRQGDQIILNMPSNITFDSDQDAVKPAFYGTLNSVALVLQEFNRTIVDVYGHTDSTGDDNYNLGLSQRRASSVASYLSGQGVNPRRFAIVGLGETQPIASNATPAGRAQNRRVEIHLTPLT, encoded by the coding sequence ATGTTCGACAGGAAACCGATTGTCGCGACGGCGATCGCCACGCTTTTGCTGGCCGCGTGCACGACCGACCCCTATACGGGCGAACGCAAGCTGTCGAACACGGCCGGCGGCGCGGCGCTGGGTGCGCTGGCGGGCGCGGGGCTCGGCACGCTCGCCGGCGGCGACGACCGCCGCAACGCGCTGATCGGCGCCGGCATCGGCGCGCTGGTCGGCGGCGCGGTCGGCAACTACATGGACCAGCAGGAGGCGCAGCTTCGCGCCCGGCTCCAGGGCACCGGCGTCAGCGTCACCCGCCAGGGCGACCAGATCATCCTTAACATGCCCTCCAACATCACCTTCGATTCCGACCAGGACGCGGTGAAGCCGGCCTTCTACGGCACGCTCAACTCGGTCGCGCTGGTGCTGCAGGAGTTCAACCGCACCATCGTCGACGTCTACGGCCACACCGATTCGACCGGCGACGACAATTACAATCTCGGCCTGTCGCAGCGCCGCGCCTCGTCGGTGGCCAGCTATCTGTCCGGACAGGGCGTCAATCCGCGCCGCTTCGCCATCGTCGGCCTCGGCGAGACCCAGCCGATCGCCTCGAACGCGACCCCGGCCGGCCGCGCGCAGAACCGCCGCGTCGAGATTCACCTGACCCCGCTGACCTGA
- a CDS encoding pseudouridine-5'-phosphate glycosidase: MLSETARPFTDIAAPVAEALADGRPVVALESTIITHGMPFPQNAEMAAGVENIIATEGAVPATIAVIDGRLKIGLSAAERAELARAGNAMKLSRADLGFAVSEGRTGGTTVAATMIAAALAGISVFATGGIGGVHKGAETSFDISADLDELARTPVIVVSAGAKAILDIEKTLEVLESGGVPVVAYGTDIMPAFWSRSSRFAAPLRLDDPAAIARFFRTRVALGLEGGMLVANPVPAESEIAEAEMAGHIARAQADATAQGVSGKAVTPYLLGRILELTGGRSLATNIALVENNARLAARIAIALTG, translated from the coding sequence ATGCTATCGGAAACTGCACGACCCTTCACCGACATCGCCGCCCCCGTGGCCGAGGCGCTGGCCGACGGCCGCCCGGTGGTGGCGCTGGAGAGCACCATCATCACCCACGGCATGCCGTTCCCGCAGAATGCCGAGATGGCCGCCGGCGTCGAGAATATCATCGCGACCGAGGGCGCTGTCCCGGCAACCATCGCTGTCATCGATGGGCGGCTGAAGATCGGGTTGAGCGCTGCAGAGCGCGCCGAACTCGCGCGTGCCGGCAACGCCATGAAGCTGTCGCGCGCCGATCTGGGCTTTGCCGTCAGTGAAGGCCGGACCGGCGGCACCACCGTCGCCGCAACGATGATCGCGGCAGCCCTTGCCGGCATCAGCGTGTTTGCCACCGGCGGTATCGGCGGCGTCCACAAGGGTGCGGAGACCTCCTTCGACATTTCGGCCGATCTCGACGAATTGGCGCGGACGCCGGTGATCGTGGTGTCGGCCGGGGCGAAGGCGATCCTCGACATCGAAAAGACGCTGGAAGTGCTGGAAAGCGGCGGCGTGCCGGTGGTGGCCTACGGCACCGACATCATGCCCGCCTTCTGGTCGCGCTCCTCGCGCTTTGCCGCGCCGTTGCGGCTGGACGATCCCGCAGCGATCGCGCGCTTTTTCAGGACGCGCGTCGCACTCGGTCTCGAGGGCGGCATGCTGGTCGCCAATCCGGTCCCCGCCGAAAGCGAGATCGCCGAAGCCGAAATGGCCGGCCATATCGCCAGGGCACAGGCCGATGCCACGGCTCAGGGCGTCTCCGGCAAGGCGGTCACGCCCTATCTGCTTGGCCGCATCCTCGAACTGACCGGCGGCCGCAGCCTGGCGACCAACATCGCGCTGGTGGAAAACAACGCCCGGCTCGCGGCCCGGATCGCGATCGCGCTGACCGGCTAG
- a CDS encoding carbohydrate kinase family protein, producing the protein MPPSPSILAIGGAHIDRRGRVLGDFVPGASNPGEMREEVGGGAFNAARAMAGRSHGVALLSARGGDAGGDAVAAAIERAGLADLSAIFLDRATPSYTAILDRGGDVLAALADMALYDLAFDKQLRRAKTRDALAGAEAILCDANLPAAALERLAGLAGETPLFAIGVSPAKVTRLRRIAGRIACLFINRREAAALAGADAAADPSSLAAALRAAGLRSAVVTSGSAPLVAFEDATVFEVTPPATDRVADVTGAGDALAGTVVSALVRGQPFADAVREGLAAARLCIESTHAAPDHDPDAFARVLATIPPLHALPLATI; encoded by the coding sequence TTGCCACCTTCTCCTTCCATCCTTGCCATTGGCGGCGCGCATATCGACCGGCGTGGCCGTGTGCTCGGCGATTTCGTGCCCGGCGCCTCCAATCCCGGCGAGATGCGTGAGGAGGTCGGCGGCGGAGCCTTCAACGCGGCGCGGGCGATGGCCGGGCGGAGCCACGGGGTGGCGCTGCTGTCCGCGCGGGGCGGCGACGCGGGCGGCGACGCCGTCGCGGCGGCGATCGAGCGCGCCGGCCTTGCCGACCTTTCGGCGATCTTTCTCGATCGCGCCACGCCGAGCTACACGGCGATCCTCGACCGCGGCGGCGACGTCCTTGCCGCCCTCGCCGACATGGCGCTCTACGATCTCGCCTTCGACAAGCAACTGCGCCGGGCCAAGACTCGTGACGCGCTTGCCGGGGCGGAGGCCATCCTCTGCGACGCCAACCTGCCTGCCGCCGCACTCGAACGGCTTGCCGGGCTTGCCGGCGAAACGCCACTCTTCGCCATCGGCGTTTCGCCAGCCAAAGTCACCCGGCTGCGGCGGATCGCCGGGCGGATCGCCTGCCTGTTCATCAACCGTCGCGAGGCGGCAGCCCTTGCCGGCGCGGATGCAGCCGCAGACCCCTCGTCTCTCGCTGCGGCACTGCGCGCGGCCGGGCTCAGGTCGGCCGTCGTCACCTCGGGTTCAGCGCCGCTGGTGGCTTTCGAGGACGCCACGGTGTTCGAAGTCACGCCACCCGCCACCGACAGGGTGGCCGACGTCACCGGCGCCGGCGATGCGCTGGCCGGCACGGTCGTGTCGGCTCTGGTGCGCGGCCAGCCTTTTGCCGACGCGGTCAGGGAAGGCCTTGCCGCAGCGCGCCTTTGCATCGAATCCACACACGCCGCGCCCGACCACGATCCGGATGCCTTCGCCAGAGTTCTCGCGACCATACCGCCGCTACACGCCCTGCCCCTCGCCACCATTTGA
- the recA gene encoding recombinase RecA, with protein MAQNSLRLVEDNSVDKSKALDAALSQIERAFGKGSIMRLGRNEQVVEIETVSTGSLGLDIALGVGGLPKGRIIEIYGPESSGKTTLALHTVAEAQKKGGICAFVDAEHALDPVYARKLGVDLENLLISQPDTGEQALEICDTLVRSGAIDVLVVDSVAALTPRAEIEGEMGDSLPGLQARLMSQALRKLTASISRSNTMVVFINQIRMKIGVMFGSPETTTGGNALKFYASVRLDIRRIGSVKERDEVTGNQTRVKVVKNKLAPPFKQVEFDIMYGEGVSKTGELIDLGVKSGIVEKSGAWFSYNSQRLGQGRENAKQFLRDNPELAGEIELALRQNAGLIAEKFLDHGREEEEGDSAAEM; from the coding sequence ATGGCTCAAAATTCATTGCGGCTGGTTGAGGACAATTCGGTGGACAAATCCAAGGCTCTGGATGCCGCGCTCTCGCAGATCGAGCGCGCCTTCGGCAAGGGTTCGATCATGCGGCTCGGGCGCAACGAGCAGGTGGTCGAGATCGAGACCGTGTCGACCGGATCGCTCGGCCTCGACATCGCGCTGGGTGTCGGCGGGCTGCCCAAGGGCCGCATCATCGAGATCTACGGTCCCGAAAGCTCCGGCAAGACGACGCTGGCGCTGCATACGGTGGCCGAGGCGCAGAAAAAGGGCGGCATCTGTGCTTTCGTCGACGCCGAGCACGCGCTCGACCCGGTCTATGCCCGCAAGTTGGGCGTCGATCTTGAAAACCTGCTGATCTCGCAGCCCGATACCGGCGAGCAGGCGCTTGAGATTTGCGATACGCTGGTGCGGTCCGGCGCCATCGATGTCCTGGTGGTCGATTCGGTGGCGGCGCTCACGCCGCGTGCCGAGATCGAGGGCGAAATGGGCGATTCGCTGCCCGGCCTGCAGGCGCGGCTGATGAGCCAGGCGCTCAGGAAGCTGACCGCCTCGATCTCGCGCTCCAATACCATGGTGGTGTTCATCAATCAGATCCGCATGAAGATCGGCGTCATGTTCGGTTCGCCCGAGACGACCACCGGCGGCAATGCCCTGAAATTCTATGCCTCGGTTCGCCTCGACATCCGCCGCATCGGCTCGGTCAAGGAGCGCGACGAGGTGACCGGCAACCAGACCCGGGTCAAGGTGGTCAAGAACAAGCTGGCCCCGCCCTTCAAGCAGGTCGAGTTCGACATCATGTATGGCGAGGGTGTCTCGAAGACCGGCGAACTGATCGACCTCGGCGTCAAGTCGGGCATCGTCGAGAAGTCGGGCGCCTGGTTCTCATACAATTCGCAGCGTCTCGGCCAGGGGCGCGAGAATGCCAAGCAGTTTTTGCGCGACAATCCCGAACTGGCGGGTGAGATCGAGCTGGCGCTGCGTCAGAATGCCGGGCTGATCGCGGAAAAATTCCTCGATCACGGGCGCGAGGAAGAAGAAGGCGACAGCGCTGCCGAGATGTGA
- the alaS gene encoding alanine--tRNA ligase: MSGVNAIRTAFLDFFAKNGHEAVASGPLVPRNDPTLMFTNAGMVQFKNVFTGIEQRPYSRAATAQKCVRAGGKHNDLDNVGYTARHHTFFEMLGNFSFGDYFKDVAIELAWNLITREFGLDPKRLLVTVYHTDDEAAGHWKKIAGLPDDRIIRIPTSDNFWAMGDTGPCGPCSEIFYDHGEGIPGGPPGSPDEDGDRFIEIWNLVFMQFEQITKDERIDLPRPSIDTGMGLERIAAVLQGEHDNYDIDLFKALIAAAVDLTGVPAEGKNRASHRVIADHLRASSFLIADGVLPSNEGRGYVLRRIMRRAMRHAQLLGAKDPLMWRLVPALTREMGQAYPELVRGEALITETLKLEETRFRKTLARGLTLLSDATGALSKGDSLDGETAFKLYDTYGFPLDLTQDALRQRGIGVDLDGFNAAMERQKAEARASWAGSGEAATETVWFQLKEKVGATEFLGYSSESAEGVVQALVRAGAEADAAKAGEEVAVIVNQTPFYGESGGQVGDTGRISGEGFSIEVTDTQKKADGLFVHFGRVLEGEVRPGAVVHLDVDHARRGKLRANHSATHLVHEALREVLGTHVAQKGSLVAPDRLRFDFSHPKPISADEIENVERMANAIVVQNAPVTTRLMAVDDAIAEGAMALFGEKYGDEVRVVTMGTAIEGDKAGKPYSVELCGGTHVSATGDIGLVRVVAEGAVAAGVRRVEALTGEAARRHLDEQDRRLKAVAASLKVAPADVPSRVEALVEERRRLERELSEARRQLALGGGGGEQVETEKVAGTGFMGRVVNGVSPKDLKPLADEGKVSLGSGVVVFVGAGEDGKASVVVGVTEDQTARFSAVDLVRAASAALGGKGGGGRPDMAQAGGPDASKATDAIAAVRAAMGG, translated from the coding sequence ATGAGCGGCGTCAACGCGATACGGACGGCATTTCTCGATTTTTTTGCCAAGAACGGGCACGAGGCCGTCGCCTCTGGTCCGCTGGTGCCGCGCAACGATCCGACGCTGATGTTCACCAATGCCGGCATGGTGCAGTTCAAGAACGTTTTCACCGGCATCGAGCAACGGCCGTACAGCCGCGCGGCGACGGCGCAGAAATGCGTGCGCGCCGGTGGCAAGCACAACGATCTCGACAATGTCGGCTACACCGCGCGGCACCATACCTTTTTCGAGATGCTGGGCAATTTTTCTTTTGGCGACTATTTCAAGGATGTTGCCATCGAGCTTGCCTGGAACCTGATCACCAGGGAGTTCGGTCTCGATCCGAAGCGACTGCTGGTCACCGTCTACCACACCGATGACGAGGCCGCCGGTCACTGGAAGAAGATTGCCGGGCTGCCTGACGACCGGATCATCCGCATTCCGACCAGCGACAATTTCTGGGCCATGGGTGACACCGGGCCGTGCGGCCCATGTTCGGAGATCTTCTACGACCATGGCGAAGGCATTCCTGGCGGCCCGCCCGGCAGCCCGGATGAGGATGGCGACCGGTTCATCGAGATATGGAACCTGGTCTTCATGCAGTTCGAGCAGATCACGAAGGACGAGCGCATCGATCTGCCGCGGCCGTCGATCGACACCGGCATGGGGCTTGAGCGGATTGCTGCCGTGCTGCAGGGCGAGCACGACAATTACGATATCGACCTATTCAAGGCTCTGATCGCGGCCGCGGTGGATCTGACGGGCGTGCCGGCCGAGGGCAAGAACCGCGCCAGCCACCGCGTGATCGCGGACCATCTGCGGGCGTCGAGCTTCCTGATTGCCGATGGTGTACTGCCCTCCAACGAGGGCCGGGGCTACGTGCTCAGGCGCATCATGCGCCGTGCCATGCGGCATGCGCAGTTGCTCGGTGCGAAGGATCCGCTGATGTGGCGGTTGGTGCCGGCTCTGACGCGGGAGATGGGACAGGCCTACCCGGAACTGGTACGCGGCGAGGCGCTGATCACCGAAACGCTCAAGCTCGAGGAAACGCGCTTCCGCAAGACGCTGGCGCGCGGGCTGACGCTGCTTTCCGACGCGACCGGGGCGCTTTCAAAGGGCGACAGCCTTGATGGCGAGACCGCCTTCAAGCTTTACGATACCTACGGCTTTCCGCTCGACCTCACCCAGGACGCGCTGCGCCAGCGCGGCATCGGGGTCGATCTCGACGGCTTCAACGCCGCGATGGAACGCCAGAAGGCGGAGGCACGCGCCTCCTGGGCTGGCTCGGGCGAGGCGGCAACCGAAACGGTCTGGTTCCAGCTCAAGGAGAAGGTCGGGGCGACCGAGTTTCTCGGCTATTCCAGCGAAAGCGCCGAGGGCGTTGTCCAGGCCCTCGTCAGGGCGGGCGCGGAGGCTGACGCGGCCAAGGCCGGTGAAGAGGTCGCCGTCATTGTCAACCAGACGCCGTTTTATGGCGAGTCTGGCGGGCAGGTCGGCGATACCGGGCGCATCTCCGGCGAAGGTTTCTCCATTGAAGTGACCGACACGCAGAAGAAGGCCGACGGGCTGTTCGTGCATTTTGGACGCGTCCTTGAAGGCGAAGTGCGGCCGGGGGCGGTCGTTCATCTCGACGTCGATCATGCGCGGCGGGGGAAGTTGCGCGCCAACCACTCCGCTACCCATCTGGTCCACGAGGCGCTGCGCGAGGTGCTTGGCACCCATGTCGCCCAGAAAGGCTCGCTGGTGGCGCCGGACCGGCTGCGCTTCGATTTCTCGCACCCCAAGCCGATCTCGGCGGACGAGATCGAGAATGTCGAGCGCATGGCCAATGCGATCGTGGTGCAGAACGCGCCGGTCACGACGCGGCTGATGGCGGTCGACGATGCGATCGCCGAGGGCGCGATGGCGTTGTTCGGCGAAAAATACGGCGACGAGGTCCGCGTCGTGACGATGGGCACCGCGATAGAAGGCGACAAGGCCGGCAAACCCTATTCGGTCGAATTGTGCGGCGGCACCCATGTGTCGGCCACCGGCGACATCGGCCTTGTGCGTGTCGTCGCGGAGGGCGCGGTGGCGGCCGGCGTGCGCCGCGTGGAGGCGCTGACCGGGGAGGCGGCGCGCCGCCATCTCGACGAGCAGGACCGGCGGTTGAAGGCCGTGGCGGCCTCGCTCAAGGTGGCGCCGGCCGACGTGCCGTCACGGGTCGAGGCGCTGGTCGAGGAGCGTCGCAGGCTTGAGCGCGAACTGTCGGAAGCGCGGCGGCAACTGGCACTCGGCGGTGGCGGCGGGGAACAGGTCGAGACCGAAAAGGTCGCCGGCACCGGCTTTATGGGCCGCGTGGTCAACGGCGTGTCGCCGAAGGACCTGAAACCCCTCGCTGACGAGGGCAAGGTTTCGCTCGGCTCCGGCGTCGTTGTTTTTGTCGGGGCAGGCGAAGACGGCAAGGCAAGCGTCGTGGTCGGCGTGACCGAGGATCAGACAGCGCGTTTTTCCGCAGTCGATCTGGTGCGCGCCGCGTCGGCGGCGCTTGGCGGCAAGGGCGGCGGCGGCCGGCCTGACATGGCCCAGGCCGGTGGGCCCGACGCCTCAAAGGCGACCGACGCCATCGCGGCCGTCAGGGCGGCGATGGGCGGCTAG
- the gcvP gene encoding aminomethyl-transferring glycine dehydrogenase yields the protein MASTAKTSAFAARHIGPRAADERRMLKALDLTSCETLIAQAIPKSIRLDRELALPEAAGEAEALAELKARMDQNIVAKSFIGQGYHGTAVPAVIQRNLFENPAWYTAYTPYQSEISQGRLEMLFHFQTLVAELTGLPVASASLLDEATAVAEAVGIALRHHRDKRQKVALAGALHPQVLDVVTTRMAPLDVTVAEGEADDETAALIVPWPDTFGVYGDHAAAIATARAAGALVIVVADPLALVLTEAPAKIGADIAAGSMQRFGVPMGYGGPHAAYLAVADRLTRLMPGRLVGQSVDRHGRAGYRLALQTREQHIRRDKATSNICTAQALLANMAAAYAIWHGPEGLRAIAERVHGLATRFADGLRDAGLEIAGEHFFDTVTVTVPDKAKEIASRAEADGRLVRAIGKDRMAVSFDETSSEEDLSALAALFGATPGKGETALPGRRPAEGFLTQPVFHDNRSETEMMRFLRRLADKDLALDRAMIPLGSCTMKLNAAAEMAPVSWASAGSLHPFAPASHAAGYRAMADDLEAWLAEITGFDAVSLQPNAGSQGEYAGLLAIRRYHLENGDRDRDICLIPSSAHGTNPASAVMAGMRVVMVKCTDDGNVDIDDLKQKAAAHAANLAALMITYPSTHGVFEEGIRDICAAVHEHGGQVYLDGANLNAMVGLARLGDIGGDVCHMNLHKTFCIPHGGGGPGIGPIGVKAHLAPFLPGHVELGSSHAVAGAPLGSASILPITWMYIRMMGAEGLRHASETAILSANYIAQRLKAHYPVLYAGRNERVAHECILDTRVLKDKAGITVEDVAKRLIDYGFHAPTMSWPVAGTLMVEPTESEPLSEVDRFCEAMIGIAKEAAKVADGSWPKDDNPLVNAPHTAAELMADQWAHPYSRRQAAFPLGDGDGGMKYWSPVSRIDNVGGDRNLVCACPPVEALAS from the coding sequence ATGGCTTCCACCGCCAAGACTTCCGCCTTCGCTGCGCGCCATATCGGTCCGCGCGCGGCGGACGAGCGCCGCATGCTGAAGGCACTCGACCTGACGTCGTGCGAGACCCTGATCGCTCAGGCGATCCCGAAATCGATCCGGCTCGACCGCGAACTGGCACTGCCGGAAGCGGCGGGCGAGGCCGAGGCATTGGCCGAGCTCAAGGCCAGGATGGATCAGAACATCGTCGCCAAGTCCTTTATCGGCCAAGGCTATCACGGCACGGCGGTGCCGGCGGTGATCCAGCGCAACCTGTTCGAGAATCCGGCCTGGTACACGGCCTACACGCCCTACCAGTCCGAGATCAGCCAGGGGCGGCTGGAAATGCTGTTCCACTTCCAGACCCTGGTCGCCGAACTGACCGGCCTGCCGGTGGCCTCGGCCTCGCTGCTCGACGAGGCAACTGCCGTCGCCGAGGCGGTCGGCATCGCGCTGCGCCACCACCGCGACAAGCGCCAGAAGGTGGCGCTCGCCGGCGCCCTGCACCCGCAGGTGCTCGACGTGGTGACGACCCGCATGGCGCCGCTCGACGTGACCGTCGCCGAAGGCGAGGCCGACGACGAGACTGCGGCGCTGATCGTGCCATGGCCGGACACCTTCGGCGTCTATGGCGACCACGCCGCGGCGATCGCGACGGCCCGGGCGGCCGGCGCGCTGGTGATCGTCGTCGCCGACCCGCTGGCGCTGGTGCTCACCGAAGCGCCGGCGAAGATCGGCGCCGACATCGCCGCCGGGTCCATGCAGCGCTTCGGCGTGCCGATGGGCTATGGCGGGCCGCATGCCGCCTATCTGGCGGTCGCCGACAGGCTGACGCGGCTGATGCCAGGGCGCCTGGTCGGCCAGTCCGTCGACCGCCACGGCCGCGCCGGCTACCGGCTGGCTTTGCAAACGCGCGAGCAGCATATCCGCCGCGACAAGGCGACTTCCAACATCTGCACCGCGCAGGCGCTGCTCGCCAACATGGCGGCTGCCTATGCGATCTGGCACGGGCCGGAAGGCCTGCGGGCGATCGCCGAGCGCGTTCACGGCCTCGCGACCCGGTTCGCCGACGGCTTGCGAGACGCGGGGCTGGAGATTGCGGGAGAGCACTTCTTCGACACGGTAACGGTCACGGTCCCCGACAAGGCGAAGGAGATCGCAAGCCGGGCGGAAGCGGACGGGCGGCTGGTCCGCGCGATCGGGAAGGACCGGATGGCAGTCAGCTTCGACGAGACCTCGTCCGAGGAGGACCTTTCCGCACTTGCGGCCCTCTTCGGGGCAACGCCTGGCAAGGGCGAGACCGCCCTGCCCGGCCGGCGCCCGGCGGAGGGCTTTCTCACCCAGCCGGTCTTCCACGACAACCGCTCCGAGACCGAGATGATGCGCTTCCTGCGCCGGCTCGCCGACAAGGACCTGGCGCTCGACCGGGCGATGATCCCGCTGGGCTCCTGCACGATGAAGCTCAACGCAGCAGCGGAAATGGCGCCGGTGAGCTGGGCGAGCGCCGGCTCGCTGCACCCGTTCGCGCCGGCAAGCCACGCCGCCGGCTATCGCGCCATGGCCGACGACCTCGAGGCCTGGCTGGCCGAGATCACCGGCTTCGACGCGGTCTCGCTGCAGCCAAATGCCGGCAGCCAGGGCGAATATGCCGGGCTGCTGGCGATCCGCCGCTATCATCTGGAAAACGGCGATCGCGACCGCGACATCTGCCTGATCCCATCCTCTGCCCACGGTACCAACCCGGCCAGCGCGGTGATGGCCGGCATGCGGGTCGTGATGGTCAAATGCACCGATGACGGCAATGTCGACATCGATGACCTGAAGCAAAAGGCGGCGGCGCATGCCGCGAACCTCGCAGCGCTGATGATCACTTACCCGTCCACGCATGGCGTGTTCGAGGAAGGTATTCGCGACATCTGTGCGGCCGTGCACGAACATGGCGGCCAGGTCTATCTCGACGGCGCCAACCTCAACGCCATGGTCGGGCTGGCGCGGCTGGGCGACATCGGCGGCGACGTCTGCCACATGAACCTGCACAAGACCTTCTGCATCCCGCATGGCGGCGGCGGACCCGGCATCGGCCCGATCGGTGTCAAGGCGCATCTGGCGCCATTCCTGCCCGGGCATGTGGAGCTTGGCAGCAGCCACGCCGTGGCCGGCGCGCCGCTGGGCAGCGCCTCGATCCTGCCCATCACCTGGATGTATATCCGCATGATGGGGGCGGAAGGGCTCAGGCACGCCAGCGAGACCGCGATCCTTTCGGCCAACTACATCGCGCAGCGGCTGAAAGCGCACTACCCTGTGCTCTACGCCGGCCGCAACGAGCGCGTCGCGCATGAATGCATCCTCGACACCCGCGTGCTTAAGGACAAGGCGGGGATCACGGTCGAGGACGTCGCCAAGCGGCTGATCGACTACGGTTTCCACGCGCCGACCATGTCGTGGCCGGTCGCCGGCACGCTGATGGTGGAGCCGACCGAATCGGAGCCTTTGTCTGAGGTCGACCGGTTCTGCGAGGCGATGATCGGCATCGCGAAGGAGGCCGCGAAGGTCGCCGACGGCAGCTGGCCGAAGGACGACAACCCGCTCGTCAATGCGCCGCACACGGCGGCCGAGTTGATGGCGGACCAATGGGCCCACCCCTATTCGCGGCGCCAGGCGGCCTTCCCGCTCGGGGACGGCGACGGCGGCATGAAGTACTGGTCACCGGTCTCGCGCATCGACAATGTCGGCGGCGACCGCAATCTGGTCTGCGCATGCCCGCCGGTGGAGGCGCTCGCAAGCTAG
- the gcvH gene encoding glycine cleavage system protein GcvH, with amino-acid sequence MTKIYFTEDHEWIRVEGETATIGITDYAQEQLGDLVFVDLPDVGAAFAKGDTAVVVESVKAASDVYAPADGEVTAVNDKLSAEPGLVNTAATGDGWLWKMKLSDAGQLDGLMNEAGYKEMIG; translated from the coding sequence ATGACCAAGATCTACTTCACCGAAGACCACGAATGGATTCGCGTCGAGGGCGAGACCGCCACGATCGGCATCACCGACTACGCCCAGGAGCAACTCGGCGACCTGGTCTTTGTCGACCTGCCCGATGTCGGCGCGGCCTTCGCCAAGGGCGACACCGCCGTCGTCGTTGAATCGGTCAAGGCCGCCTCGGATGTCTACGCGCCCGCCGACGGCGAGGTCACCGCCGTCAACGACAAGCTTTCCGCCGAACCGGGCCTCGTCAACACGGCCGCGACCGGCGACGGCTGGCTCTGGAAGATGAAGCTTTCGGACGCCGGCCAGCTCGACGGCCTGATGAACGAGGCCGGCTACAAGGAAATGATTGGATAA